One Vitis vinifera cultivar Pinot Noir 40024 chromosome 8, ASM3070453v1 genomic window carries:
- the LOC100248331 gene encoding probable LRR receptor-like serine/threonine-protein kinase IRK, producing the protein MCPWLSEVGVIGFHGGVAFFRLEWRGKMVVTLFAVLFIVPVVLGSLDPGFNDDVLGLIVFKAGLQDPESKLISWNEDDNNPCNWAGVKCDRQTNRVSELLLDNFSLSGRIGRGLLRLQFLRILSLSKNNFTGTINPSLARIASLRVIDLSENNLSGPIPDEFFRQCGSLIVVSLAGNKLSGQIPDTLSLCKTLRGVNFSSNQLSGQLPDGIWSLYGLRSLDLSNNFLEGEIPEGIGSLYSLRAINLGKNKFSGRIPDSIGSCLLLRLLDLSENLFSGGLPESMQRLRMCNYLSLRGNLLTGEVPAWIWGMRNLGTLDLSANVFSGQIPNSIGNLLLLKELNLSSNQFGGSLPESMTKCTNLVAMDVSHNLLTGNLPAWIFSLGLQTISLAGNKLNGSVEYSPLTSMAASYQRLQVLDLSSNALSGEILSGIAAFSSLQFLNMSRNSLIGSIPESIGELKTLHVLDLSNNQLNGSIPFEIRGAVLLKELKLEKNFLTGKIPTQIEKCKSLTSLILSQNHLTGPIPAAIANLTSIENVDLSFNNLSGSLPKELTNLSHLLSFNISHNNIQGELPSGGFFNTISPSSVSGNPSLCGSVVNRSCPSVHPKPIVLNPDSSSNSSNAGSFPSNRRHKIILSISALIAIGAAIFIAVGVLAITILNIHARSSMSHAAASPILSGGDDFSHSPTNDAQYGKLVMFSGDADFVAGAHALLNKDCELGRGGFGAVYRTILRDGRSVAIKKLTVSSLIKSQEDFEREVKNLGKIRHHNLVALEGYYWTSSLQLLIYEYISSGSLYKHLHEVPGKSCLSWRERFNIVLGTAKGLAHLHQLNIIHYNLKSTNILIDSGGEPKVGDFALARLLPMLDRYVLSSKIQSALGYMAPEFACRTVKITEKCDVYGFGVLVLEVVTGRRPVEYMEDDVVVLCDMVRGALDEGKVEECVDRRLQGEFPADEAIPVIKLGLICASQVPSNRPDMGEVVNILELIQCPSEGQALE; encoded by the exons ATGTGTCCATGGCTTTCTGAGGTTGGTGTCATAGGCTTTCATGGAGGAGTAGCGTTTTTCAGGCTTGAGTGGAGAGGGAAAATGGTGGTGACACTTTTTGCTGTTCTGTTTATAGTTCCTGTTGTTTTGGGATCTCTGGACCCGGGCTTCAACGACGACGTTTTGGGGTTGATTGTGTTCAAGGCTGGCCTCCAAGATCCGGAGTCGAAGCTCATATCTTGGAATGAAGACGATAACAACCCCTGCAACTGGGCCGGTGTGAAATGCGATCGCCAGACCAACCGTGTTTCGGAGCTCCTCCTTGACAACTTCTCTCTTTCGGGTCGGATTGGTAGAGGCCTTTTGCGGCTGCAATTCCTTCGGATATTGTCGTTGTCGAAGAACAACTTCACTGGGACTATAAACCCCAGTCTCGCGCGCATTGCAAGCCTTCGAGTTATTGACTTGAGTGAGAACAACCTCTCTGGACCAATACCAGACGAGTTTTTTCGACAATGTGGGTCGCTAATCGTTGTTTCGCTTGCTGGGAACAAGCTTTCAGGGCAGATCCCAGATACGTTGAGCTTATGCAAGACACTGAGGGGAGTGAACTTCTCCTCTAATCAGCTTTCTGGGCAATTGCCCGATGGAATCTGGTCTTTGTATGGGCTAAGATCGCTTGATTTATCCAATAATTTTCTGGAGGGTGAGATCCCAGAAGGAATTGGAAGTTTGTATAGTCTAAGAGCAATTAATTTGGGGAAGAACAAGTTCTCAGGCCGCATCCCAGACAGCATTGGAAGTTGTTTGCTTTTGAGATTGCTTGATTTgagtgaaaatttattttccggGGGGCTTCCAGAGTCGATGCAGAGACTTAGAATGTGCAATTATCTTAGTTTACGGGGTAATTTGTTGACGGGAGAAGTTCCTGCTTGGATTTGGGGGATGAGAAACCTTGGGACTCTGGATCTTTCTGCGAATGTATTTTCGGGTCAGATTCCAAATTCAATTGGAAACCTTTTATTGTTGAAGGAACTAAATTTATCCTCTAATCAGTTCGGTGGAAGTTTGCCAGAGTCTATGACAAAATGCACTAACCTTGTGGCTATGGATGTTAGCCACAACTTGTTGACAGGTAATCTTCCCGCCTGGATTTTTAGTTTGGGTTTACAAACTATTTCACTTGCGGGGAACAAACTCAATGGAAGTGTAGAATATTCTCCTCTAACGTCAATGGCTGCCTCTTATCAAAGACTTCAGGTTTTGGATTTATCATCAAATGCCTTATCTGGTGAAATTTTATCCGGGATTGCGGCTTTTAGTAGTTTGCAGTTCTTGAATATGTCGAGAAACTCTCTGATTGGTTCTATTCCAGAAAGCATAGGTGAATTAAAAACTTTACATGTCCTTGATTTGAGCAACAATCAGCTAAATGGAAGCATTCCTTTTGAAATCAGAGGTGCAGTTTTGCTGAAGGAACTAAAGCTGGAGAAGAACTTTCTTACTGGGaaaattccaacccagattgaGAAGTGCAAGTCACTGACCTCTTT GATCTTATCTCAGAACCACCTCACAGGTCCAATCCCTGCAGCCATTGCTAACCTCACCAGCATTGAAAATGTGGACTTGTCATTTAACAATCTCTCAGGAAGTTTACCAAAGGAGCTAACAAATCTCTCCCACCTCCTATCCTTCAATATCTCTCATAACAACATCCAAGGTGAATTGCCATCCGGTGGCTTCTTCAACACCATCTCCCCATCATCTGTCTCTGGTAATCCATCCCTTTGTGGCTCTGTTGTGAACCGCTCCTGCCCTTCTGTCCATCCCAAACCCATTGTCCTTAATCCTGATTCTTCTTCCAACTCCTCTAATGCCGGCTCTTTCCCTTCAAATCGCCGTCACAAGATTATACTCAGCATCTCTGCTCTCATTGCCATTGGTGCAGCCATTTTCATTGCAGTTGGTGTTTTAGCGATCACTATCCTCAACATCCATGCCCGGTCATCTATGTCTCATGCTGCTGCCAGCCCAATATTATCTGGTGGGGATGATTTTAGTCATTCCCCCACTAATGATGCTCAGTATGGCAAGCTTGTCATGTTCTCTGGTGATGCTGACTTTGTTGCTGGGGCACATGCATTACTCAACAAGGATTGTGAACTCGGTCGTGGTGGGTTTGGAGCTGTTTATCGAACAATCCTTCGAGATGGGCGTTCAGTTGCTATCAAGAAGTTGACTGTTTCAAGTTTGATCAAGTCCCAAGAAGATTTTGAGAGGGAAGTGAAAAACCTTGGAAAGATCAGGCACCATAATCTAGTGGCACTCGAAGGGTATTACTGGACTTCATCCTTACAGCTGCTCATTTATGAATACATCTCCAGTGGGAGTTTGTATAAACATCTCCATGAGGTTCCAGGCAAAAGCTGCCTCTCTTGGCGAGAGAGGTTTAACATAGTTCTTGGGACCGCAAAAGGTTTGGCCCATTTGCACCAGCTGAACATAATTCACTATAATCTCAAATCCACTAATATTCTGATAGACAGTGGTGGTGAACCCAAGGTGGGAGACTTTGCCTTGGCAAGGCTGTTACCAATGTTAGACCGCTATGTTCTAAGCAGCAAGATTCAGAGTGCACTTGGATACATGGCACCTGAATTTGCATGTCGAACAGTGAAAATAACCGAGAAATGCGATGTGTATGGGTTTGGTGTCTTGGTTCTGGAGGTAGTGACCGGGCGGAGACCTGTGGAATACATGGAGGATGATGTGGTTGTCCTTTGTGACATGGTGAGGGGAGCACTTGATGAAGGTAAGGTGGAAGAATGTGTTGACAGGAGGCTCCAGGGGGAATTTCCAGCAGATGAGGCTATTCCAGTGATAAAACTTGGGCTGATATGTGCATCTCAGGTGCCATCAAATCGGCCAGACATGGGAGAAGTGGTGAACATTTTAGAACTGATCCAATGCCCGTCAGAAGGCCAAGCATTAGAATGA